The following DNA comes from Methanothermus fervidus DSM 2088.
TGATGTCGCAGATAAAAAATATTATGGAATTGTTGATTTAATAGTACATTATGGTCATACACCATTGCCTATTAAAACAAAGGTTCCAACAATTTTTGTTGAAGCTTTCTCTACTTTAGATTTTAAAGACATTAAAAATCTTTTAAAACAAGCCATAGATTATATTGGGAAAGACAAGAAAATTGGATTAGTTTCAGTTGCACAACATCTTCCATTACTTAAAAAAATTAAAAAATATCTAGAAAAAAAAGGTAAAGAAGTTGTAATGAAAAAAGGAATTGGGACAAAACCTGGGCAAGTTTTGGGATGTAATTTTTCTTCGGTTAAAAATTTAGATGTTGATACTTATTTGTTTATTGGTGGTGGAAACTTTCATGCACTAGGAATAAAATTAGCAACAAAGAAACCAGTAGTTATTGTAGATCCATACGAAGGTGAAGTAAGAAACATAGAAAGGTTCGCAAAAAAAATTATGAAAATAAGATTTGCTAAAATAATAAAAGCTCAAAAAGCAAAAACTTGGGGAATATTGATGTCATCAAAACCAGGCCAACTTAGACAAGAATTAGCATTAAAACTAAAAAATAAATTAAAAGCTCATGGCAAAAAATCATTTCTCATAATTTTAGATAACATAGTCCCCGAATTTTTACAATCTTTTACAGG
Coding sequences within:
- a CDS encoding diphthamide biosynthesis protein (COGs: COG1736 Diphthamide synthase subunit DPH2~InterPro IPR016435: IPR002728: IPR000408~KEGG: msi:Msm_1358 diphthamide synthase, subunit DPH2~PFAM: Diphthamide synthesis DPH2 protein~SPTR: A5UMY5 Diphthamide synthase, subunit DPH2~TIGRFAM: diphthamide biosynthesis protein~PFAM: Putative diphthamide synthesis protein~TIGRFAM: diphthamide biosynthesis protein 2-related domain; arCOG04112 universal archaeal diphthamide biosynthesis domain protein), yielding MKYDFKLNKVIKKIKEKNAKNVVLQFPEGLRPKAIDIAKKIESKTNVNVIISADSCYGACDVADKKYYGIVDLIVHYGHTPLPIKTKVPTIFVEAFSTLDFKDIKNLLKQAIDYIGKDKKIGLVSVAQHLPLLKKIKKYLEKKGKEVVMKKGIGTKPGQVLGCNFSSVKNLDVDTYLFIGGGNFHALGIKLATKKPVVIVDPYEGEVRNIERFAKKIMKIRFAKIIKAQKAKTWGILMSSKPGQLRQELALKLKNKLKAHGKKSFLIILDNIVPEFLQSFTGIDAFVSTACPRIAIDDSYLFKKPVLTPKELEIVLGERSWEEYELDEIIWEEGNEN